Proteins found in one Sorghum bicolor cultivar BTx623 chromosome 1, Sorghum_bicolor_NCBIv3, whole genome shotgun sequence genomic segment:
- the LOC8054327 gene encoding uncharacterized protein LOC8054327 gives MSYDQMLSPLFSAGRSAWRAAQHGGVGGGDAVTRQILKCTRWQLEETTDFVTCPYHYYCDSSYPGDYSAAVGVLIAAFAAYCFLSTLAFTVLDLVRGNGSSAPAAGVRGIKRKYLLPSGPFLLPLVLLALARGQRVNAVFPLAQLGPALLLLLQASALAFRNEADGDIRYAVLEASTVSGVLHASLYLDAVVLPYYTGLEALRWSRFSGECASCLCRMEPLVVGGTAVQYRGLSKTALAIIFALCSRMVCRIYGEERLSAWTRSALEAVGWVFVAADAVYLVGWVAAEGGGVGVAAYSLVAGLVFLSVFGKVYRFLAWVEARQSQWKSSLCHSIV, from the coding sequence ATGTCCTATGATCAGATGCTCTCGCCGCTTTTCAGTGCCGGGCGATCGGCGTGGAGAGCGGCACAGCACGGCGGCGTCGGTGGCGGCGACGCAGTGACGAGGCAGATACTCAAGTGCACGAGGTGGCAGCTCGAGGAGACCACCGACTTCGTCACCTGCCCCTACCACTACTACTGCGACAGCTCCTATCCGGGCGACTACTCCGCCGCCGTCGGCGTCCTCATCGCCGCCTTCGCCGCGTACtgcttcctctctactctcgcGTTCACCGTCCTGGACCTCGTCCGGGGCAACGGTAGCAGCgcgccggcggccggcgtcaGGGGCATCAAGAGGAAGTACCTGCTCCCCTCCGGCCCGTTCCTGCTCCCCCTGGTGCTGCTCGCGCTCGCCAGGGGGCAGCGGGTCAACGCCGTGTTCCCGCTCGCGCAGCTCGGCCCGGCATTGCTCCTGCTGCTCCAGGCCTCGGCGCTGGCGTTCCGGAACGAGGCCGACGGCGACATCCGGTACGCGGTGCTGGAGGCGTCCACGGTGTCCGGCGTGCTGCACGCGAGCCTGTACCTGGACGCCGTCGTGCTGCCGTACTACACGGGGCTGGAGGCGCTCCGGTGGTCCCGCTTCTCCGGGGAGTGCGCGTCGTGCCTGTGCCGGATGGAGCCCCTGGTCgtgggcggcacggcggtgcagTACCGGGGCCTGTCCAAGACGGCGCTGGCGATCATCTTCGCGCTGTGCTCGCGGATGGTGTGCCGCATCTACGGCGAGGAGCGGCTCAGCGCGTGGACGCGGTCCGCGCTGGAAGCCGTGGGCTGGGTGTTCGTTGCCGCCGATGCGGTGTACCTCGTCGGCTGGGTCGCCGCGGAGGGCGGCGGCGTCGGTGTGGCGGCCTACAGCCTCGTCGCCGGGCTGGTGTTCCTGAGCGTCTTCGGCAAGGTGTACCGGTTCTTGGCGTGGGTGGAGGCGAGGCAATCGCAGTGGAAATCCAGCCTCTGCCATAGCATCGTTtga
- the LOC8054328 gene encoding ubiquitin-fold modifier-conjugating enzyme 1 has protein sequence MEGWDKGTKSTVGEIPLLSTRAGPRDGEAWRQRLKEEYRALIAYTSVNKAKDNDWFRIAAANPEGTRWEGTCWYVHNLRRYEFPLQFDIPVAYPQVAPEIELPTLDGKTHKMYRGGKICLTVHFKPLWAKNCPRFGIAHALCLGLAPWLAAEVPILVDSGMVKHKDDEAAPSEASASAPPS, from the exons ATGGAGGGCTGGGACAAGGGGACCAAGAGCACGGTCGGCGAGATCCCGCTGCTGTCGACGCGAGCGGGTCCGCGGGACGGCGAGGCGTGGCGGCAGCGGCTCAAGGAGGAGTACCGCGCGCTCATCGCCTACACGTCGGTGAACAAGGCCAAGGACAACGACTGGTTCCGCATCGCCGCCGCCAACCCGGAGGGCACCCGCTGGGAAGGGACCTGCTGGTACGTCCACAACCTCCGCCGCTATGAGTTCCCGCTCCAGTTCGACATCCCCGTCGCCTACCCCCAGGTCGCCCCCGAGATCGAGCTCCCCACCCTCGACGGCAAGACCCACAAG ATGTACCGGGGTGGGAAGATCTGCCTCACCGTGCACTTCAAGCCGCTGTGGGCCAAGAACTGCCCGAGGTTCGGTATCGCACACGCGCTGTGCCTCGGCCTCGCGCCGTGGCTCGCGGCGGAGGTCCCGATTCTGGTCGACTCGGGCATGGTGAAGCACAAGGATGACGAGGCCGCTCCGTCTGAGGCATCTGCCTCTGCTCCTCCTTCCTAG
- the LOC8054329 gene encoding uncharacterized protein LOC8054329 — protein MGEEKKKLSISIVCKRRPHKKPSLFAAIDDAPSSAPAPARQYIAEFDPSQTLTPAAVAPVVIAPLPNSAIFGRRKPSPLLAAPSAAAAFVVDTAAGDTSSSTHYGLTRRDAADDSSDRGTDEFRDMPVEGFGAAILAGYGLIVAKGEDTKVAHRGARQGLGYNPSDPDKDCKRRSGGKRSRTEEACQEEDRNANARCKRPCGEKRSRTDACEELRDGRGSKSKVRWLQSHIRVRVASEKLGKRLYLAKGKVVDVVSPTTCDVVMDDGSRLVQGVEQDMLETVLPRTNGLVLVLYGKHRGVRGRLVQKNAEEEVGLVEDVDTKGVMRVGYDQMAEFTGDLE, from the coding sequence ATGggcgaggagaagaagaagctgtcgATCTCCATCGTGTGCAAGCGCCGGCCTCACAAGAAGCCCTCCCTCTTTGCTGCCATCGACGATGCACCCAGCTCCGCGCCAGCGCCAGCCCGGCAGTACATCGCTGAGTTCGACCCATCCCAGACCCTAACCCCCGCCGCGGTGGCGCCCGTCGTCATTGCGCCGCTCCCCAACTCGGCCATTTTCGGCCGTCGCAAGCCATCCCCACTCCTCGCCGCCCCATCCGCTGCCGCCGCCTTCGTCGTCGACACCGCCGCCGGCGACACCTCCTCCAGCACCCACTACGGCCTCACCCGCCGCGACGCTGCCGACGATTCTTCCGACCGTGGCACGGACGAGTTCCGCGACATGCCCGTGGAGGGATTTGGCGCCGCAATCCTTGCTGGCTACGGCCTGATCGTAGCAAAAGGGGAGGATACCAAGGTCGCCCATCGTGGCGCAAGACAAGGGCTTGGCTACAACCCCTCGGATCCCGACAAGGATTGCAAGAGGAGGTCCGGTGGAAAAAGGTCTAGAACAGAGGAAGCTTGCCAGGAGGAGGATCGCAATGCCAATGCCCGGTGCAAGAGGCCCTGTGGTGAGAAAAGGTCTAGAACTGATGCTTGCGAGGAGCTGAGAGACGGCCGGGGAAGCAAGAGCAAGGTGCGGTGGCTACAGAGCCACATCAGGGTCCGGGTTGCCAGCGAGAAGCTGGGCAAACGGCTGTACTTGGCGAAGGGGAAGGTGGTCGACGTGGTGTCGCCGACGACGTGCGACGTCGTGATGGATGATGGTTCGAGGCTCGTGCAGGGCGTGGAGCAGGATATGCTTGAGACGGTGCTGCCGCGGACGAATGGCCTGGTGCTCGTGCTCTACGGGAAACACAGGGGCGTGCGTGGGCGCCTGGTCCAGAAGAACGCCGAGGAGGAGGTTGGATTGGTGGAGGATGTGGATACCAAGGGTGTGATGCGTGTTGGATATGACCAGATGGCCGAATTCACGGGCGATTTGGAGTAG
- the LOC8078840 gene encoding protein MOS2, giving the protein MEKEKKLSFSFSSSKQRPPKPPARPAAAAYDEDADLRSAPAPAQQYVTEFDPSQTLAASAAARAVIAPLPNSGNFLTHRPRKPSSLPTPEEEAALAAESGGGGPAFVLDTSTAPDDPSSKIGYGLTRRNGATDAAAKESEKVPPPPPPPATTDAAAAGNLMLQRYKEDMDVLPEHRGMDEFNEVPVEGFGAALLAGYGWTEGKGIGRNNRTGDTKVVEYDRRAGTQGLGYNPSEADPRKTRSGDWIVGDKKASENGSAKRRDRDSRDMMEERDSSARKKRSSEQRSEKEGRVKESNGRGSREDTSNTSDTRSSVRWLQSHIRVRIVSQKLSKRLYLMKGKVVDVVGPTTCDIMMDDGSELVQGVEQDMLETVLPRTNGRVLVLYGKHKGLYGHLVEKNSEEEIGLVEDADSKDIVRVRYDQMAEYTGDPELLGY; this is encoded by the coding sequence atggaaaaggagaagaagctctcgttctccttctcctcctcgaagCAGCGGCCGCCCAAGCCTCCCGCACGCCCTGCGGCCGCCGCGTACGACGAGGACGCGGACCTCCGTTCCGCGCCAGCGCCGGCCCAGCAGTACGTCACAGAGTTCGATCCGTCCCAAACCCTAGCTGCCTCCGCCGCGGCGCGCGCCGTCATCGCGCCGCTCCCCAACTCCGGCAACTTCCTCACCCACCGCCCACGCAAACCGTCCTCGCTCCCCACCCCTGAGGAGGAGGCCGCCCTCGCTGCCGAATCCGGCGGAGGGGGCCCCGCCTTCGTCCTCGACACATCGACCGCCCCCGACGACCCGTCATCGAAAATCGGCTACGGCCTCACTCGCCGCAACGGCGCCACCGACGCTGCTGCCAAGGAATCGGAGAAGGTGCCGCCACCCCCACCGCCTCCGGCCACTACTgatgctgccgccgccggcaaCCTCATGCTGCAGCGGTACAAGGAGGACATGGACGTCCTTCCGGAGCACCGTGGCATGGACGAGTTCAATGAAGTACCCGTGGAGGGATTTGGCGCGGCGCTCCTTGCTGGGTACGGCTGGACGGAAGGTAAGGGCATTGGTAGGAACAATAGGACGGGGGATACCAAAGTTGTTGAATATGACCGCCGTGCTGGGACGCAGGGGTTAGGTTACAACCCCTCTGAAGCCGACCCCCGGAAGACTCGTTCGGGCGACTGGATTGTTGGCGACAAGAAGGCGTCCGAGAATGGGAGTGCGAAGAGGAGAGATCGAGATAGTAGAGATATGATGGAAGAGAGGGATTCTAGTGCGCGGAAGAAGAGATCTAGTGAGCAAAGGTCTGAGAAGGAGGGCCGTGTAAAGGAGAGTAATGGCCGGGGTAGCCGAGAAGACACAAGTAATACAAGCGATACTCGTAGCAGTGTACGGTGGTTACAGAGTCATATCAGGGTTCGGATTGTTAGTCAGAAACTTAGCAAGAGGCTGTACTTGATGAAGGGTAAGGTTGTCGATGTGGTGGGGCCTACAACGTGTGACATCATGATGGATGATGGGTCAGAGTTGGTGCAGGGGGTGGAGCAGGATATGCTCGAAACTGTACTTCCACGGACGAACGGGCGGGTGCTTGTGCTTTATGGGAAGCACAAGGGTTTATACGGGCACCTGGTAGAGAAGAATTCCGAAGAAGAGATCGGATTGGTGGAGGATGCAGATTCAAAGGATATTGTACGTGTTAGATATGACCAGATGGCAGAATACACTGGAGATCCAGAGTTGCTTGGCTACTGA
- the LOC8054330 gene encoding serine/threonine-protein kinase WAG1 codes for MHMELAPPPPPMDHHDPAPFSPLSSSDAALSPHFPPALADAAGAGALDLSFTSTASASTSSFTTATTFSARSSLSLPSFSSSTSLSPRPHSSSASPHWAHLAAARAATPDGVLRLAHLHLVRELGHGHLARVFLCRLKSSPPSSPLFALKVVDLRDDDPSRVSHVLAESRVLSSLDHPFVPTLYARLDAGRYACFLMDYCSGGDLHAVLRRRPGARLPVAAARFYAAEVLLAIEYLHALGFVYRDLKPENVLLRGDGHVVLSDFDLALPASVEPAVRRRQVRKQNRRRKITLLLPSCFSGPRNGGGDDEEEIDAKERFEFVAEPTAASSKDCVGTHEYLAPELVSGSGHGNGVDWWAFGVFLYELVYGRTPFKGHTKEATLKNILSKQVTYPQLDGEADASQLRDLVGRLLERDPRRRMGATRGAAEIKRHPFFAGVDWALIRCVAPPVVPDKDAAASPAGGDRKAAKLGSWSSMSSNCSSKKRKSSSFGRRSNCEERQGVFHKLMSWSQENRSNNKIKTTNKVI; via the coding sequence ATGCACATGGAActagcgccgccgccaccaccaatgGACCACCACGACCCGGCGCCCTTCTCCCCGCTATCCTCCTCCGACGCCGCCCTCTCCCCGCACTTCCCGCCCGCGCTCGCggacgccgccggcgccggcgcgctgGACCTGTCCTTCACCtccaccgcctccgcctccacctCGTCCTTCACAACCGCCACTACCTTCAGCGCGCGGAGCTCGCTGTCGCTGCcgtccttctcctcctccacgTCGCTGTCCCCGCGCCCGCACTCGTCCTCCGCGTCCCCGCACTGGGCGCACCTCGCCGCGGCGCGCGCCGCCacgcccgacggcgtgctccGCCTCGCGCACCTCCACCTCGTCCGCGAGCTCGGCCACGGCCACCTCGCGCGCGTCTTCCTCTGCCGCCTCAAGAGCTCCCCGCCCTCGTCCCCGCTCTTCGCGCTCAAGGTCGTCGACCTCCGCGACGACGACCCGTCCCGCGTCTCCCACGTGCTCGCCGAGTCGCGCGTCCTCTCCTCGCTCGACCACCCCTTCGTACCCACGCTCTACGCGCGCCTCGACGCGGGACGCTACGCCTGCTTCCTCATGGACTACTGCTCCGGGGGGGACCTGCACGCGGTGCTCCGCCGCAGGCCGGGGGCGCGCCTgcccgtcgccgccgccagGTTCTACGCCGCGGAGGTGCTGCTCGCGATCGAGTACCTCCACGCACTCGGCTTCGTGTACCGCGACCTCAAGCCCGAGAACGTCCTCCTCCGGGGCGACGGCCACGTCGTGCTCTCCGACTTCGACCTCGCGCTCCCGGCGTCCGTGGAGCCCGCCGTCCGCCGCCGGCAGGTGCGGAAGCAGAACCGCCGCAGGAAGATCACCCTGCTTCTTCCGTCATGCTTCTCTGGCCCCCGCAATGGCGGCGGTGACGACGAAGAGGAGATCGACGCCAAGGAGCGGTTCGAGTTCGTGGCCGAGCCGACGGCGGCGAGCTCCAAGGACTGCGTGGGCACGCACGAGTACCTCGCGCCGGAGCTCGTGAGCGGGAGTGGCCACGGCAACGGCGTCGACTGGTGGGCCTTCGGCGTCTTCCTCTACGAGCTCGTCTACGGCCGCACGCCTTTCAAGGGCCACACCAAGGAGGCCACCCTCAAGAACATCCTCTCCAAGCAGGTCACCTACCCTCAGCTCGACGGCGAGGCCGACGCCTCCCAGCTGCGGGACCTCGTCGGGCGGCTGCTCGAGCGTGACCCGCGCCGCCGCATGGGCGCCACGCGCGGCGCCGCCGAGATCAAGCGCCACCCTTTCTTCGCCGGCGTGGACTGGGCCCTCATACGGTGCGTGGCGCCACCGGTGGTGCCGGACAAGGACGCCGCGGCCTCCCCCGCGGGCGGTGACAGGAAGGCGGCCAAGCTCGGGAGCTGGAGCAGCATGAGCAGCAACTGCAGCAGCAAGAAGCGGAAGAGCAGCAGCTTCGGGAGGAGATCCAACTGCGAGGAAAGGCAAGGGGTTTTCCACAAGCTCATGAGCTGGAGCCAGGAGAACCGATCCAACAACAAGATCAAGACGACCAACAAAGTAATTTGA